Within Leishmania infantum JPCM5 genome chromosome 35, the genomic segment TCCCTGCAAGCGAGCGCGATAATCACTGGCGTATCTCGTACCGGAAACACACTCGTAGACACTCTGATTGCGCAAGACGCGTCCAACCTACTCATAGTGTGGCAgctttttctctttcccGTCTTTGGTTGGGTGGCCGGCATGAGCGCCTTCCTTACAGAGTTGGTCCGGAATTACACCTACACAAAGAGTTTCATGCTGATGTACGGCGTGGTTGGTCTGTACTTCGCCAGCCAATCTGTCCGAATGATGGTGATGATGGCCCCCGTGGCGTGCATCTTCACTGCCCTTTTGTTCCGCTGGGCACTGGACTACCTCCTCGGGTCGTTGTTTTGGGCTGAGATGCCACCTTGCTTTGACACCGACGCGCAGcgcgggcggcagcaacagaccgcggaggaggcggaggcagagACCAAGCGTAAGGAGGAAGAGTACAACACCATGCAGGTCAAGAAGATGACGACGCGCATGTTGCCCTTCATGTTTTTGCTCTTACTGTTTCGTCTTTCGGGGTTCATCGAAGATGTGGCGGCGATATCGCGCGAGATGGAGGCACCGGGTATAGTTTTTCCCAGTGGACAGGTGCAGGGCGTGTCGGAGAAAAAGGTGGACGACTACTATTCGGGGTACCTGTACCTGCGCGACAACACGCCAGAGGACGCGCGCATTTTGGCCTGGTGGGACTACGGCTACCAGATCACAGGCATCGGCAACCGCACCTCGCTGGCCGATGGCAACACCTGGAACCACGAGCACATCGCCACCATCGGCAAGATGCTGACGTCGCccgtggcggaggcgcactCGCTGGTGCGCCACATGGCCGACTATGTTCTGATTTTTGCCGGAGACACGTACTTTTCCGACCTGAATCGCTCACCGCACATGGCGCGCATCGGCAACAGTGTGTACCGCGACATCTGCCCCCACGACCCGCTGTGTAGTCGGTTCGTGTTACAGAAAAGACCgaaagctgctgcagcgaagCGCAGTCGACACGTCAGCGTTGACGAActagaggaggaggacaatGCAGAGCACGTGGTATACGAGCCGTCATCACTCATGGCCAAGTCCCTCATATATCATCTGCACTCAGCAGGGGTGGTGAAGGGGGTCACGCTGAATGAGACGCTCTTCCAGCACGTCTTCACCTCGGCGCAAGGTCTCATACGCATCTTCAAGGTCATGAACGTGAGCGAGGAGAGCAAGAAGTGGGTTGCTGACCCGGCAAACCGCGTGTGCCACCCGCCTGGGTCGTGGATCTGCCCCGGGCAGTACCCGCCGGCGAAGGAGATCCAGGAGATGCTGGCACACCAACACACCAACTTCAAGGACCTTCTTGATGCCATGAACGACTTGGAGCGGGAGCAGGCGCTGAACAAGGAGTAAGCGAACCTGCAGACAGAATcggggaggtgtgtgtgtgtgtgtgtgtgtgcgagtgtgtgtttgcgtctGCGGGTGTTCAGCGCAAGCTCGTGATGAACCGTGCGGACAGTCGTAGACGCCAGCGACGCTGTACGGCATTTCTGCTTCGCTGCCAAAGGGTGAGggctttcttttctcttttgCTTTTTCGCTTTCCGTTGTCCGTGCGCCAGTGGTGGGCTGCAGGCATTGTGGAGTACGCACCACCagtcgcgtgtgtgtgcatgcgtgcgtgtattcTTAATGGGGGTGAAGGGAGAGGTCTCGGTTCCATCgatctctccctcttcctcccgcTCCCTCTCGTGTTCTCGGCCGCTGTGGGAACGGCAGCAAAACGAACCCAAAGAAAGTAAAAACGTAACGAGCAGCTCGAAACACCGCAACTACATGTGCacatacagagagaggcaaacTCCATAGTCCGATGACccatcctccctccccccgccccctctaACGCACACGACCATTTTGAGCGCTATGGCTAGACGACTTTGTGTCGGTGCGTGTATGTTGTGTCTATTAGTGGCGGTGTCTTGTAGGCTCCAGATATTACGGCGTACCCTGAGCCAAGGAGAGGCTTCAGGGCtacacacggagagagaacaAGAGGGGTGTACGCCATAGTTGATCCACAGCACCCCGTGAAGTGCCCCTGTGGATGCCCCATCTTGATGCGCGACGCTCTCATAAGTGGTTGCAGGATTCTCTGTGGGCGAGTGTGTTGGTGTCTTAACTTCTCCCTCCATTTCGGTCGCATGTCCCTTCCACATCCACGTTGCATTCCCTCGCACACCACGGTGGCGCGCATACACGTACGCACACCCTCCCTCTGATCTGAACCGTTTTCCGGTTCCACCTCACAACTCCCCTGTCCGCCTTTGCTTTGGttggttgtgtgtgtgtgtgtgtacgcgtgtgtgtgtgtgtgtgtgtgtatgtgtgttttAGAGAGAACATAACGTCGTCATCGGTGTGAgtgcagcggaagcggcCGAAAACGTGAATACAAAAGCACGTGAATGAAACCACCAAAAGTTCAACTGGATCAGCCGACTAAGAACTGAATAAAGGTGCTTAAGCTCGGTACGTCGAACACGACaatccaaaaaaaaaaattgcacacgcacaccatgATAGAAACGAAGCACAGTGTGCAGCAAGGTGGGCTTGACAATCATAGATTCAAGTTCCGCGCTGGAAGAGTCAAGGTAGCACGTTGCTGACCTTCCTCGTCGGCTCGTCACTCACCCGCACTAGCCCAccctcaccccacccccttacacacacaccagcacttttctttctttccaGCATATTTTGAAACAGCCTTccctgcgcagctgccctgttgcgtgtgtgtctgtgcgtctcGGCGAGCAGCTTTCTGATAAGCCAACGCTCACCCGGCGTCATCTTGACTTGAACATACATACGCTCCTCTACATCTTCGTTGCATCGCACCCTTCAGCTTTCGCTCTTGTTCCGATTGCCCTCATCCACATCTCGAAGttgccaccaccatcattaccacacacacacacacacacacagcaatGGGCAAGAAGGGAAATTTATTGGGCGACTCCGGCTCTGCGGCAACCGCATCTCCACCGGCGAATATGATTTTGTTGCCCAAAACGCCAATAGATACGAAAGATTTCATCGGCATCTTTTCGTTTCCTTTCTGGCCAGTACGCTTCGTCGTCACGGTGGTGGCACTCTTCGTCGTAGGCGCCAGCTGCTTCCAAGCCTTCACGGTTCGCATGACCTCCGTTCAGATTTACGGATACCTGATCCACGAGTTCGACCCGTGGTTCAACTACCGCGCTGCCGAGTACATGTCCACGCACGGCTGGTCCGCCTTCTTCAGCTGGTTCGACTACATGAGCTGGTACCCGCTGGGCCGCCCTGTTGGCTCCACCACGTACCCGGGCCTGCAGCTCACTGCCGTCGCCATTCAccgcgcgctggcggctgccggcaTGCCGATGTCTCTCAacaacgtgtgcgtgctgatgccggcgtggtttggcgccatcgccaccgctaCTCTGGCTTTTTGCACGTACGAAGCCAGTGGTTCGACAgtagcggcggccgctgccgcactctCCTTCTCTATCATCCCGGCCCACCTGATGCGGTCCATGGCGGGTGAGTTCGACAACGAGTGCATTGCCGTCGCAGCCATGCTCCTGACCTTCTACTGCTGggtgcgctcgctgcgcacgcggtcCTCGTGGCCCATCGGTGTCCTCACCGGTGTCGCCTACGGCTAcatggtggcggcgtggggCGGCTACATTTTCGTGCTCAACATGGTTGCCATGCATGCCGGCATATCATCGATGGTGGACTGGGCCCGCAACACGTACAacccgtcgctgctgcgtgcatACACGCTGTTCTAcgtcgtcggcaccgccatcgccgtgtgcgtgccgccaGTGGGGATGTCGCCCTTCAAgtcgctggagcagctgggTGCACTGCTGGTGCTTGTCTTCCTGTGTGGACTGCAGGCGTGCGAGGTGtttcgcgcacgcgccggtGTCGAGGTTCGCTCTCGCGCGAACTTCAAGatccgcgtgcgcgtcttcaGCGTGATGGCTGGCGTGGCTGCGCTTGCGATCGCGGTGCTGGCACCGACGGGGTACTTCGGGCCCCTTTCggtccgtgtgcgtgcgctgttcgtggagcacacgcgcactggCAATCCGCTGGTCGACTCGGTCGCCGAGCATCAACCCGCTGGTCCAGAGGCGATGTGGTCTTTTCTTCACGTGTGCGGTGTGACCTGGGGTTTGGGCTCCATTGTGCTTGCTCTCTCGACGTTCGTGCACTACGCCCCGTCGAAGCTCTTCTGGCTACTGAACTCCGGCGCAGTGTACTACTTCAGCACCCGCATggctcggctgctgcttctctccgGCCCTGCTGCGTGTCTGTCCACTGGCATTTTCGTCGGGACAATTCTGGAAGCAGCGGTGCAACTCAGTTTTTGGGACAGTGATGCGACAAAGGCCAGAAAGCAGCAGAAGCCGGCGCAACGCCACCGGAGGGGGGCTGGCAAGGACAGCGACCGAGATGACGCTGAGAGCGcgacgaccgcgcgcacactTTGCGACGTCTTTGCCGGTAGCCCTCTGGCTTGGGGCCATCGTATGGTCCTGTTCATCGCTGTGTGGGCTCTCGTCACCACAACCGCGGTGAGCTTCTTCAGTTCCGATTTCGCGTCCCACTCAACAACGTTTGCGGAGCAGTCGTCAAATCCGATGATTGTTTTTGCGGCCGTCGTGCAAAACCGTGCCACAGGCAAGCCTATGAACATATTGGTGGATGACTACCTGCGCAGCTATATCTGGCTGCGCGACAACACGCCAGAGGACGCGCGCATTTTGGCCTGGTGGGACTACGGCTACCAGATCACAGGCATCGGCAACCGCACCTCGCTGGCCGATGGCAACACCTGGAACCACGAGCACATCGCCACCATCGGCAAGATGCTGACGTCGCccgtggcggaggcgcactCGCTGGTGCGCCACATGGCCGACTACGTCCTAATCTGGGCTGGGCAGAGCGGCGACCTGATGAAGTCACCGCACATGGCGCGCATCGGCAACAGTGTGTACCACGACATCTGCCCCCACGACCCGCTGTGCCAGCAATTTGGCTTTTACAGAAATGATTACAGTCGCCCAACACCGATGATGcgggcgtcgctgctgtaCAACCTGCACGAGGTCGGGAAAACAAAGGGCGTGAAGGTGGACCCGTCTCTCTTTCAGGAGGTGTACTCGTCCAAGTACGGCCTGGTGCGCGTCTTCAAGGTCATGAACGTGAGCGAGGAGAGCAAGAAGTGGGTTGCTGACCCGGCAAACCGCGTGTGCCACCCGCCTGGGTCGTGGATCTGCCCCGGGCAGTACCCGCCGGCGAAGGAGATCCAGGAGATGCTGGCACACCGCGTCCCCTTCGATCAGGTGGAAAAAGTCGATCGGAAAAACCATGTCGGGTCGTATCACGAGGAGTACATGCGCCGGATGCGTGAAAGCGAGAGCTGACGGTAATGGCTGCAACACCAGCAAGAAAAAAGCCAAGGCGGTGAGTGCAGTGGTCGGTGTCGGTCGTTTGACGGGCAATTTCGGGGAAGAAGCTCGCGAGAACAGGACACCGAATAATGCGAAGAAAAATGAGCCGCACCAAGGGCGTGCCGAACCTCCTCCTCAGTCATTGGTTGTCTTGATTTTTTCAAAATGGATCAAGGTTGGTGGGCAACGCGAGGCGAGAATCGCTTCATGATGGCGTGGCGGTaaggagaagagaagcacaGAGAAACAAGCGGATGGGTGATCGTGATTTTTCGGCtcgtatatgtgtgtgtgtgtgtgtgtgtgtgtgcgggagTGCATAGGTGACCTCAATCCCTCGTTCCTTCGCGATTCACGGCCTCTTGTCGCGGCTGTGGAGTGCGCAGAACAAGCTTCGTCTGTTGCACTCGAccgttctctctcgctcatgCAACCACCATACACCTCATCTGTCATCGCAGGCTCGCTTTTCGTTAGCGTACCTTGCAACTTGACCCCTCTCACCCCATCACTCTCTTCCCCCTTATACCCGTGTGTTTATACGCTCTCCGTTTCAGcgacatgcacgcgcacaagtaTTGTTGCACACGCATCCGTAGGAGTAGCAATATTGATAGAGGCATAGATCAAAGGTAATAAGATAGTGGTGGCTGCACATGTCCTCACGAAAGGACCGGAGCACTAGAGATCAAGCGGAGTAGCATTGCCGCGAGAAGAATGCCAAGCCCCgtcatcaccaccaccacctccttcctTCCGTACTTTATCGCTTCGCCACACCCTCCCCTTGCCTGATTTACGTGTCTTTCAGCGTCACACCTGAGTTGTCAGGTCCGGTAGTGAAGGAAAAGAGGTGGGGGTGTGTTGTTGCCACGCATACAGCGATTCTGTTGCCAGCATCACCGACACCCCTCTCTGCCCACTCCCTCTTTTGGTTTCCCTCCATCAACAAGAGCGTACTGAGAGTGACGACCGTAAACAtgctgcgcaccggcgctgccaccgctaGCTCAGCCGCGGTCTCCAGTCGCGGCATGGGGCAGCGCAGTCACGGCCTGTCGCCACGTCAGGGCGACCTGCGTGTGGGCAAAAAGACGACGAAACCAGTCGCTGGCCTCCCCAGTGTTGGTGCCCTGCCGCTTTGCGTGCAGGGCCGCTTTCAACGGTGGTGTAACGCGGGAGGCGATCGAGCAAGCCATGGTGCGCGGCGATTCAAACTGAGCACCAGTGCTCTGCACAGCGGCCATCTCCGCTGCAGTGAACGCTGCCTGTCGGCGGGTAGCAAGGATGAAGCGCCGAGCACAGCCATCCGAAACGCCAGCGTCGGTACCATTGGCGCGAGGCTCGCCGCGAAGGACCTCGCgggtgcggaggaggaaCTCTGCCGCCTTCAGGAGAACGTTGACGCCTTCGccggctcctcctcctcttttcggCAAGAGGAGAAGCACCCCAGCGGAGGTGTCGCGACcagtgcggcgccgcagacgtCATCCTCGCCTGTGCCAAGGGAAGCGGTCGCTTCGACAACCACCGCCGACGTGGAAGGCAACGTAACAATCGCTGACGGCAATGACGATCGCAGCGGTGGCTACGCTGTGCCTGAGTGGCCGGAGCCGACGCTGGAAGATATCGACCGCTCCATTCCGCAAGTGGACTGCGAGTTCATCGCCAGCCTCATCCGAAGTCGCAACCTCCGCCGCGACGAGTTCCTCACCAAGAAGGAAGCTGTTAAGCAGCGCGTAGAGGAGCTCACCAAAAAGACGACGCCGACTGTGTACGAGGCCGTCAAGCTACCTTTTGTAGGGGGGCTCGGCCTTGGCTGGCTCAGTAAGCTGAAGGGCAGCGATGAGGCAGAGGGAAGCGATAGTGGGCTGGTGGCCACGAGCACCGAGGCGCCGGTTGttgcgtcggcggcggcgctggagacgCTGAGCGCGGAAGAGAAGGACCTGCTGCATACGACTCGCCCCGAGTACGACGACGGCTTTGTTCTTCTCGACTGCCGCACCGTGAACGAAGTGAGTTCGTGGGGCATTATAGAAGGCGCCAAGGTACTGCCCGCCCACGAGCTCTTCGAAGCCTTTCACGCAACGCCGGAGGAGTTTGTGCAGGACTACGGCTTTGCAAAGCCGCGGCCAGAAGATATCATTATTTGCTACTGCCAGTACGGACCGCGCTcgctgatggcggcgcagatTCTGAGCTGGATGGGCTACCTAAAGGTTATGCACTTCAGGGACGGCTACTACGAATGGGGCAAGCAGTACAACCTTCTCCTACGGCGATGGATGGAGCATGATAAGGAGAGCGGCAACGAgcttcgccgcctcgctACCTTTCGCGCCGGCCTTGAGCTGCAGCGTGAGATTGCTCCCGAATTTAACGCACTACCGATGCAGGAGGCCCGCCAGTACCTGCGAGACACGACACGCAGCCCTGGTAAGTTGGTGGTGGGCGATGGTCTGCGGCTGGAGGCGTACAAGATGGTGGCGAAGCTGACAGAGGgactggcgccgccgtcgctgcctcgTGTTCTTGATGACGGTGGCATTGCCTCAACTGGTAGCAGGGGTGCTGCGGAAAGCCAGACCACCAGAACGCGTCGACTCGGGGAACAGCAACTGACGCGATTTCTTGAGCAGGCGACCGGCATCGACCCGAAGAAGGAGCTCCATCGGCCAGGCCTCTCTATGAGCATGGGCGAAGCCcaggcgacggtgctggaCTCCTTGGCGTATGGGCACGAACTGGGTGCCTCGCCGGACGCCAAGACATCGcccgtgtcgccgccgccgcgacggaACTAGAAGGAGTCCTCAGAGATACGCACGTGGAGTTTTTTGCCTTTGCGTAGATGAGGTCGCTTGCTGAGGTGGAACGGGCAAGAAGGACGGTGTACGCAGCAGCCCTGATCGCATGATATGCATGCAGGATGGTGTTGCTCCGGTATCACCTCGTCCTGGAACGAGTGGTGCCGTGGAGTCGCTTCGGCGCACGTTGGGTGCATCTGTGGgttgctcctcctctccccgtAACTCGCACccgcgctctccctctctctggcCTTTCCCTGCCAAGGGGGTATTCGACCGCAGATGAGTCCCACCCCgacaaagaaaacgagaagaGAGCCGTGGATGAAGTACCACTCCTGCTCTTCTTTTATGGgctggcgcgcacgtgctcACGTGTGCCGCACGCGCCATGGGCAAGCACAGGGCACTCACCGTCCTACGAGGTGAGTACACCGTGAGTAACCAGGTGGGCATGCAAGCACCTTTCACGCCCCCTAACGGCGTCTTTACATGTGGGGGACAGACGTCGACGAAGGAGTGTCCCCGTCATCGACAAGACATGATGCGTacgccaccccctcccaccctccgCCCATCcctgctccccccccctcctctccctctctttcccaaCAGCAACTGCATAAGTAAGTGAAGCAGCAactccacacacgcacacattttcccccttttcatTCGTGTTTCCATCCTGTTTGGCTTGACATCATTGCGAGTCTCTCTCACACAAAAGCCCAGGATCTGTGGTTACGCGTGCCGTTCGCTGGTCTCCAGCccactcccccctcctcctctctctccgccagAAGAGTTTCCGTTCCTTTACGACAGTCAAACAAAAGGCCGAAACCAAGCAAAAAGAGCTTAGCCATGGCGGATGGAAAGACCTCTGCATCTGTGGTGGCGGTCGACGCCGAGAGCGCGGCAAAGGagcgcgacgcagccgcccGCGCGATGCTGCAGGACGGCGGCGTTTCACCAGTCGGAAAGGCTCAGCTGTTAAAGAAGGGCCTCGTGCACACGGTTCCGTACACCCTCAAGGTCGTCGTGGCGGACCCcaaggagatggagaaggccGCAGCAGATGCGGAGCAAGTGCTCCAGGCTGCCTTCCAGGTGGTCGACACCCTCCTCAATAACTTCAACGAGAACAGCGAGGTGTCCCGCATCAATCGAATGCCGGTCGGTGAGGAACACCAGATGTCTGCGGCTCTGAAGCATGTGATGGCCTGCTGCCAGAAAGTCTACAACTCGTCGCGCGGCGCCTTCGACCCCGCCGTCGGTCCCCTCGTCCgagagctgcgcgaggccgcACATAAGGGCAAGACGGTGCCGGCGGAGCACGTCAACGACCTCCTCAGCAAGTGCACGCTGAACGCTAGCTTCTCCATTGACATGAACCGTGGCATGATCGCCCGCAAGCACGCGGACGCGATGCTGGATCTTGGTGGTGTGAACAAGGGCTACGGCATCGACTACATCGTCGAGCGCCTCAACAGCCTCGGCTACAACGACGTCTTCTTCGAGTGGGGCGGTGATGTGCGTGCCAGTGGCAAGAACCAGTCGAACCAGCCCTGGGCCGTCGGCATCGTGCGCCCGCCCGCTTTGGCGGACATTCGCACTGTGGTGCCGGAAGACAAGCGGTCCTTCATCCGGGTGGTGCGCCTCAACAACGAAGCCATCGCCACCAGCGGTGACTACGAGAACCTCATTGAGGGCCCCGGCTCCAAGGTGTACTCGTCGACCTTCGATCCGGCGTCCAAGAACCTGCTGGAGCCAACCGAGGCGGACATGGCACAAGTCTCCGTGAAGTGCTACAGCTGCATGTACGCCGATGCCctggccaccgccgcgctcctCAAGAACGACCCGGCGGCCGTCCGCCGCATGCTGGACAACTGGCGCTACGTGCGCGATACCGTCACCGACTACACCACCTACACTCGTGAGGGCGAGCGTGTCGCCAAGATGCTCGAAATCGCTACGGAGGATGCGGAGATGCGCGCGAAGCGCATCAAGggctcgctgccggcgcgcgtGATCATCGTTGGTGGAGGTCTGGCCGGTTGCTCGGCCGCGATCGAGGCGGCCAACTGTGGCGCGCAGGTGATtctgctggagaaggagccaAAGCtcggcggcaacagcgccAAAGCAACGTCCGGCATCAACGCCTGGGGAACCCGTGCGCAGGCGAAGCAGGGCGTCATGGACGGCGGCAAGTTCTTTGAGCGCGACACACACCGCTCCGGCAAGGGTGGCAACTGCGATCCGTGCCTCGTCAAGACGCTATCTGTAAAGAGCTCCGACGCGGTGAAGTGGCTGTCCGAGCTgggcgtgccgctgacggtgctgtcgcagctcggcggcgcgagccgcaagcgctgccaccgcgcacCAGATAAGTCGGACGGTACCCCGGTCCCGGTGGGCTTCACCATCATGAAGACCCTGGAGAACCATATCGTCAACAACCTCAGTCGCCATGTTACTGTGATGACGGGCATTACTGTGACAGCGCTGGAGAGCACGAGCCGTGTCCGCCCTGATGGCGTCCTTGTGAAGCACGTGACGGGCGTCCGCCTCATCCAGTCCAGCGGGCAGTCCATGGTGCTGAACGCCGACGCTGTCGTTCTCGCCACCGGCGGCTTCTCGAACGACCACACGCCCAActcgctcctgcagcagtaCGCGCCGCAACTGTCGTCCTTCCCCACCACCAACGGTGTATGGGCCACCGGTGATGGCGTGAAGATGGCGAGCAAGCTGGGCGTGACGCTGGTAGACATGGAcaaggtgcagctgcacccgACCGGTCTGCTAGACCCGAAGGATCCGTCGAATCGCACCAAGTACCTTGGCcccgaggcgctgcgtggcTCCGGTGGCGTGCTGCTGAACAAGAACGGCGAGCGCTTCGTGAACGAGCTGGACCTGCGCTCCGTCGTGTCGCAGGCGATTATCGCGCAGGACAACGTCTACCCCGGGTCCGGCGGCAGCAAATTCGCGTACTGTGTGCTGAATGAGACCGCGGCGAAGCTCTTCGGCAAGAATTTCCTCGGCTTCTACTGGAACCGCCTCGGTCTCTTCCAGAAGGTGGATAGCGTCGCTGGCCTGGCGAAACTGATTGGCTGCCCTGAGGCGAATGTGATGGCAACCCTGAAGCAGTACGAGGAGCTCTCCTCCAAGAAGTTAAACCCCTGCCCGCTGACTGGCAAGAACGTGTTCCCTTGTGTGCTGGGTACTCAAGGGCCCTACTACGTTGCCCTCGTCACGCCGTCGATCCACTACACCATGGGTGGCTGCCTCATCTCGCCCTCGGCGGAGATGCAGACCATAGACAATAGCGGTGTGACCCCCGTTCGTCGTCCGATTCTTGGTCTCTTTGGCGCTGGCGAGGTGACGGGCGGCGTGCACGGTGGCAACCGTCTCGGCGGTAACTCGCTGCTAGAGTGTGTCGTGTTTGGCAAGATCGCCGGCGACCGCGCGGCCACGATTCtgcagaagaagagcacgGGGCTATCCACGACGGAGTGGTCGACCGTGGTGCTGCGTGAGGTGCGCGAGGGTGGCGTGTACGGTGCGGgctcgcgcgtgctgcgcttcaACATGcccggcgcgctgcagaggaCTGGCCTTGCTCTTGGTCAGTTTATCGGCATTCGCGGTGACTGGGACGGCCACCGACTGATCGGCTACTACAGCCCCATCACGCTTCCGGACGATGTCGGTGTGATTGGCATCCTCGCCCGTGCCGACAAGGGCCGCCTGGCGGAGTGGATCTCTGCCCTGCAGCCTGGAGACGCGGTGGAGATGAAGGCGTGCGGTGGCCTTATCATCgagcgccgcttcgccgaCCGCCACTTCTTTTTCCGTGGCCACAAGATTCGCAAGCTCGCCCTCATCGGTGGCGGCACGGGTGTCGCGCCGATGCTGCAGATTGTGCGGGCTGCGGTGAAGAAACCCTTCGTGGACTCGATTGAGAGCATTCAGTTCATCTACGCCGCCGAGGACGTATCAGAGCTGACGTACCGCACGCTGCTTGAGAGCTACGAGAAGGAGTATGGCTCTGAGAAGTTCAAGTGTCACTTCGTTCTCAACAACCCTCCTGCTCAGTGGACCGACGGCGTCGGCTTCGTTGATACCGCTTTGCTACGCTCCGCCGTGCAGGCGCCGTCCAACGACCTTCTGGTGGCCATCTGCGGTCCGCCGATCATGCAGCGTGCGGTCAAGGGTGCCCTCAAGGGTCTCGGCTACAACATGAACCTCGTGCGCACGGTGGATGAAACAGAGCCCACCTCGGCCAAGATTTGAAGACAACCACGCAAACAacagcgtgtgtgtctgtgtaaTTACATTCGCTTCGCTTCAAACACCTGTGTGGAGGAGAGACAGAAAAGAAAGTAAACGCATGCACAAAGGAGGGTGCGCTACTGCTGAATGAGGCAAGACATCACGTCAACCTCACTTTCTGTGCTGCGCTTACATGCACACGATACCCATCACGTCACAGGCACTGGCCTCTtcgttttttgttgttcgtTTCTCTCCCTCCGGCCCTCCGTGGCTTGTAGTCTCCTACCGTTTTTGCGTGCGCTTTCTGCTCTTTTTTAAACTGACTTAGTGCGGTATGCTCCTGTGTACCGCGCCGCactgcgcacgtgtgcatgtatgtgtgtgtgtgtgtgtgtgtttgtgtgaaGCGTGCGCTACTTCTGGTGCTGTGTGGTGCAGGTTTTTCTTGTCGTTTTTCTTCCGTGGCACGCTTGTGTTTCGTTTGAGCTTTGTGCTCACatttgcacacacacacacacatgcacacgtgcgcagaTAAAAGGCAATATTTTTCCACGTGCATGACACAACGCCCACTCACCGcttcgttttgtttttgttttgcaCACCCGTCCTTTTACTCCCCATCTCTGTCAAGCGCATGCGTGTACAAGGCATCACGGCGTGAGCGtcggaagaggaggacggtGTGCCATCCACGAAGATGAGTGCAGCACATCTACAaaagagaacaaaaaaaaaacatgaaAATGATGCA encodes:
- a CDS encoding oligosaccharyl transferase-like protein codes for the protein MSSQTRSIIYSSCFAVAMAIALPIAYDMRVRSIGVYGYLFHRSDPWFNYRAAEYMSTHGWSAFFSWFDYMSWYPLGRPVGSTTYPGLQLTAVAIHRALAAAGMPMSLNNVCVLMPAWFSLVSSAMVALLAHELSGNMAVASISSILFSVIPAHLMRSMAGEFDNECIAVAAMLLTFYCWVRSLRTRSSWPIGVLTGVAYGYMVAAWGGYIFVLNMVAMHAGISSMVDWARNTYNPSLLRAYTLFYVVGTAIAVCVPPVGMSPFKSLEQLGALLVLLFIFGQSVCEAQRRRLEIARFSKEGVALLIRIYAAFFVGIVAVATIAPAGFFKPLSLQASAIITGVSRTGNTLVDTLIAQDASNLLIVWQLFLFPVFGWVAGMSAFLTELVRNYTYTKSFMLMYGVVGLYFASQSVRMMVMMAPVACIFTALLFRWALDYLLGSLFWAEMPPCFDTDAQRGRQQQTAEEAEAETKRKEEEYNTMQVKKMTTRMLPFMFLLLLFRLSGFIEDVAAISREMEAPGIVFPSGQVQGVSEKKVDDYYSGYLYLRDNTPEDARILAWWDYGYQITGIGNRTSLADGNTWNHEHIATIGKMLTSPVAEAHSLVRHMADYVLIFAGDTYFSDLNRSPHMARIGNSVYRDICPHDPLCSRFVLQKRPKAAAAKRSRHVSVDELEEEDNAEHVVYEPSSLMAKSLIYHLHSAGVVKGVTLNETLFQHVFTSAQGLIRIFKVMNVSEESKKWVADPANRVCHPPGSWICPGQYPPAKEIQEMLAHQHTNFKDLLDAMNDLEREQALNKE
- a CDS encoding putative oligosaccharyl transferase subunit, with the protein product MGKKGNLLGDSGSAATASPPANMILLPKTPIDTKDFIGIFSFPFWPVRFVVTVVALFVVGASCFQAFTVRMTSVQIYGYLIHEFDPWFNYRAAEYMSTHGWSAFFSWFDYMSWYPLGRPVGSTTYPGLQLTAVAIHRALAAAGMPMSLNNVCVLMPAWFGAIATATLAFCTYEASGSTVAAAAAALSFSIIPAHLMRSMAGEFDNECIAVAAMLLTFYCWVRSLRTRSSWPIGVLTGVAYGYMVAAWGGYIFVLNMVAMHAGISSMVDWARNTYNPSLLRAYTLFYVVGTAIAVCVPPVGMSPFKSLEQLGALLVLVFLCGLQACEVFRARAGVEVRSRANFKIRVRVFSVMAGVAALAIAVLAPTGYFGPLSVRVRALFVEHTRTGNPLVDSVAEHQPAGPEAMWSFLHVCGVTWGLGSIVLALSTFVHYAPSKLFWLLNSGAVYYFSTRMARLLLLSGPAACLSTGIFVGTILEAAVQLSFWDSDATKARKQQKPAQRHRRGAGKDSDRDDAESATTARTLCDVFAGSPLAWGHRMVLFIAVWALVTTTAVSFFSSDFASHSTTFAEQSSNPMIVFAAVVQNRATGKPMNILVDDYLRSYIWLRDNTPEDARILAWWDYGYQITGIGNRTSLADGNTWNHEHIATIGKMLTSPVAEAHSLVRHMADYVLIWAGQSGDLMKSPHMARIGNSVYHDICPHDPLCQQFGFYRNDYSRPTPMMRASLLYNLHEVGKTKGVKVDPSLFQEVYSSKYGLVRVFKVMNVSEESKKWVADPANRVCHPPGSWICPGQYPPAKEIQEMLAHRVPFDQVEKVDRKNHVGSYHEEYMRRMRESES